The sequence ACGAGCTCCTCGTATCGGACCTTCCCCGGGAGCGCTGGCAAGAGGCTCGACAAGGAGTACCTGCGGTAAGGGCTGGGATGTGGGGTGGGCTGTGCCCCCCATCCTGagagtgctgggctggggggagcccGTGGGAGAGCTGCTTCTTGCTGCTGTCACTCCTGAGTGGCCTTGAGGTGGGGTCTCATCCTGCCCAGGATGTGTGGTGCTGCCTGGGAGAGCTGCGGGGATGTGTGCTTTTGGGCATCGAACTCTTGTGGGGCATAAGGTCCTGCTGGGGGGCACGGGCGCCGTGGAAGGagccctctccctgctctgctgggagAAGCTGGGTGCCAGCTGGGTCCGTGGTGCTGCCCggctgcagcttctgcttttctccattcGTTGAACCCGCTGAAAACCGCCCGGCGCAGAGGAAAGCATCGGCGGTGCCCGGGGGGATGGGGTGtcaccccccgccccacagcaggagcagctgctgctcccctccGAGAAAcccccccagcctggggctATGCGGGGCCATTCCCAGGGAAAACCCCTCTGTGGGCGTCTTGAGAGCCTTGGTGAGGGCTGGGGGAAGCTGCAAGACGGAGTTAAAGTTCCTGCTGGGTGCGATAAGAGCACCCAACGCATCCTTCTCGCTCCATCCCTCCCTCAGGAGCCTCCACAACGAGCGGCTCTACCTGGCGGTGTTTGCCGCTGTCCTGGGGAACTTCAGCTTCGGCTTCGCCCTGGTTTACCCCTCGCCCGTCATCCCGGCCCTGGAGGCTCAGCCCAGCCCCATGCTGAGGCTGGACCAGCACACGGCATCCTGGTTCGGGGTAAGGAGCGGGGCTGTCCCTGCCAGGGGCGGGGGGCAGAGCCAGTGGGTGCTCAGGGGGGAGCCCAGACCCACCGAGACCCTTCTGGGTGTCTCCCCGCAGTCGGTGTTCACGctgggagcggcggcgggggggctcAGCACCATGCTGCTCAACGACCGCCTGGGCCGCAAGCTGAGCATCATGTTCTCGGCGCTGCCCTCGGCCGCGGGATACGCGCTGATGGCCGGCGCCCAGAGCGTcgggatgctgctgctgggccGCGTGCTGACGGGCTACGCCGGCGGCGTGACGTCCGCCTCCATCCCGGTAATGTGCCGCTGGGGATCTGCGTGGTGGGAGGTGGGACGGTGCCGTAGCTGCATCCCGCTGCTCTTTGGAGGCACGGGCAGAGCTCCAGGGCTGCAGCCGGGCGattggggatggggaggaggtgctgggtTAGCGGCCCTGGCCTGGCCAGCCCAAGCTGCCCCCCAGAAAAGGGAAGGCAGGTCCTTGCTCCCTGCCCGGTTCCTCCCGTGTTTACCGAACATCAACCTCCTGTTGCGTGCAGAGGGGAAGGCAAGAATTGAGTAACCCTGGGGCACGTCTTTCCAGTAATGAGAGGCTGAGCCTGGAGCACTCCTCCTGCGCTGGGGTGTGGGAGGGAGGCGGTGGTGCCTGCAGGGCTGTCCTGTCCCCCTGCCACAACCACCTCCTGCTGCCAGACCTGTCAGGTTGCTACCCCGAGAGAGCAGTTTCCCAGCAGTTTGCTTGCCCCCAGCTGCAGTGGGTGACCAGAGGACAGGTTTGGGTGGTGACGGCTGTACAAGGCAGCTTAGTTAAGTGCGTGTTGTCCTGCTCCAGGTCTACATCTCAGAGATCTCCCACCCCGGGGTCAGAGGCATGCTGGGCGCTTGTCCTCAGATCATGGCAGTGCTGGGATCCCTCATCCTATACGCGCTGGGCAAGTATCTCGGGGTTTGGAGGGCATGAAACCCTTGGTGAGACCTTAGGGAAGGGGAGGTTATTTTAAACAACTTCCTCAGCAAGCTGATGgattccttcccctccctcccagctcacAACCACCGCCACGGGTGTGCAAAGGGGGTCCGGAGAGGACCACCCGTGCATAACCCACCCTTGTGTGTTTGCTCAGAGGGATAAATCCATAACCCGCATGGACCCGTGGCCATCACCTTGCCTGAAGGCCCGGGCCCTGCTGAGGTTTCATCAGGACTGAAGGGTGGCATGGGATCAACTGTGGGTGCATCTCCTGCCAGCCTAGGCCCTGGTTGCTGCAGGATCTTGCTGGATCCTCTAAGATTTGAGGGAGCTTGCTGGAATTTCCCCATATTGAACAACTGCGGAAAATGCTTCTCTGTGggcagaaaaatattgaaaatctTCCTCTagtttttgaaattattttttttccccctggatTTACTAAATCTCTGCTGTCAGGGTGCCCACATGGAGGCAAGGCCAGGACCCCCCTCCTAACTGTGCTGCTCTGGCAGGGCTGGTCCTGGACTGGCGCTGGCTGGCCGTCGCAGGGGAGGTGCCTGTGCTTGCAATGATCGTCCTGCTCTGCTTCATGCCCAACTCGCCCCGGTTCCTGCTCtcccaggggaaggaggacGAGGCCCTGCGGTCGCTGTGCTGGCTGCGGGGCAAGGACACGGACTACGCCAGGGAGTATGAGCAGATCAAGGACAGCGTGAGGAAGCAGGTGAGGAGGGGATGGGGCTCACCACCAGCAGGGGGGAGATGTAATGTGAAAACTGCAAAAtccagcctcctttgggcaaTTCCTGAGCCATCTTTTGGGTGCCATGGTGGTGCCCAGAGGTGGTAACACCTCAGCTTTCTGGCTTTGCCCCCTTCAGAGCCGGCGGGTTTCCTGTGCCGAGATCAAGGACCCCTTCATTTACAAGCCCATCCTGATCGCGGTGGGGATGAGGTTCCTACAGCAGCTCTCCGGTGTCACCTGCATCCTCGTGTACCTGCAGCCAATATTCAAGAAAACATCCGTCATCCTGGTGAGCCCTGGGGTTCAGTCCGTGCTCGGCCTGCCTTGACTTCAGTGATGGCTGCCCAACACTCCACGTCCCCTGTGGCTCTAAGACCCCAACTCTGAAGCCTTTTTTAAAGCACCTGCCCTGCAAAAGGCTGCATgaggatggggagcagaacTGGCCCCACTGTCTCCCCACTCTCCTCCTCTGAGCTTCAGGCTCTTGTTCTCCCGTGTCTTACTATAGCTTTGACAAAGTCATCAGCCAGGGTCATGGCAACACATGTAGGAGCCTGCCTgttcccagaatcacagaatgtcccATCTCAGCTTCCCCACTGCTTTTGCCGTTGCAGAAACCAGAGTACGATGCAGCTCTTGTTGGCTTGGTGCGTCTGTTCTCGGTGGCAATTGCTGCTGTGTCGATGGATAAAGCTGGGAGGAAGATTCTTCTTTTTGTATCGGGTACGTCTCTCTCCCACTGTTGTACAAAGGAAGCTTTTATTTAAGGATTTCCAGGAGCTCTGTGAACATGCAGGAGTGAAAACTTCAGCCATGTGGGACTcgggcagggaggggagtgTCTTTCCTTTGGTGGTGGCTCAGCTCCTGAGCAGAGGTGCTCCCAGGAGCTCAGCCCTTAGCATGGAGGGGATCACTCACCCATTGGTCCCACTGTGCTGTTGCATGTCTCCACAGCTGGTGTCATGTTGGTCTCCAACCTAACCATGGGGCTCTATGTGCACTTTGTGCCAGCTTCTCAGAATGGCACTATTGCTAACAAGACCCTGGTGAGCTCTGTCAACCTTCCTGCTGAGCCGACCAACTACATCACCCTCATCCCCCTCCTGGCAACCATGTTCTTCATCATGGGTAGGTGCAGAGAGTGAGAGCCCAGGACCTACAGCACAGGGCTGGGTACCAGCCTGTGTGTGGGGGGGATGTTTCTCATCTGAGGCAGGGTGATATGGAGGAAGGAGATTTGGGCTTGGATTTGGAAGGCAGACAGATGTCCCTGGAAGACCAAGAAAGATGGCATCTGAAGTCACTTTGAGGACTGACAGAGCATGCATGGGAGGAATAATGATTGATACGGGAACAGGACAGGATTGCACAGGGCTCTTCTGCACTCCCCAGTGGGCTTTGAAGCCTCAACAGCCTcacttccccctccttctctgcaggtTATGCCATGGGCTGGGGCCCCATCACTTGGCTGCTGATGTCAGAGATACTCCCTCTGAAAGCCCGTGGTGTGGCCTCAGGCCTCTGTGTTGTCGTGAGCTGGCTGACAGCCTTCACCCTCACCCAGTTCTTCCTCCGGGTCGTGGTGGGTACTGCCCCAGGATGGTGTCTGGCAGCCCCTTCTCAGACCTGCTCTGCACCAGCTCATGTCTGTTTTCTGTCCCACTTTCCAGGAAGCCTTCGGCCTCGAGGTGCCTTTCCTATTCTTCGCTATCATCTCTGCCATGAACATCTTATTCACAGGCTGCTGTGTTCCAGAAACCAAAGGCAGGTCCCTGGAACAGATCGAGGCCTTCTTCAGGACTGGGCGGAGGTCGTTCATGCGGTAGGACTTCCcatctgccagccacactgggCCACCAGTCCACATGCTCaagggcaagaaagaaaacggttgtgctgctggaggtggaGGCTGGAACTCTCCGCAAAGGCAATGGGAGAGGAACAGGTGGCAATGACCATCTTGCTTTGGATGTAG is a genomic window of Nyctibius grandis isolate bNycGra1 chromosome 16, bNycGra1.pri, whole genome shotgun sequence containing:
- the SLC2A6 gene encoding solute carrier family 2, facilitated glucose transporter member 6, yielding MDPSVREPLVRKTSSSYRTFPGSAGKRLDKEYLRSLHNERLYLAVFAAVLGNFSFGFALVYPSPVIPALEAQPSPMLRLDQHTASWFGSVFTLGAAAGGLSTMLLNDRLGRKLSIMFSALPSAAGYALMAGAQSVGMLLLGRVLTGYAGGVTSASIPVYISEISHPGVRGMLGACPQIMAVLGSLILYALGLVLDWRWLAVAGEVPVLAMIVLLCFMPNSPRFLLSQGKEDEALRSLCWLRGKDTDYAREYEQIKDSVRKQSRRVSCAEIKDPFIYKPILIAVGMRFLQQLSGVTCILVYLQPIFKKTSVILKPEYDAALVGLVRLFSVAIAAVSMDKAGRKILLFVSAGVMLVSNLTMGLYVHFVPASQNGTIANKTLVSSVNLPAEPTNYITLIPLLATMFFIMGYAMGWGPITWLLMSEILPLKARGVASGLCVVVSWLTAFTLTQFFLRVVEAFGLEVPFLFFAIISAMNILFTGCCVPETKGRSLEQIEAFFRTGRRSFMR